The genomic segment CCCAGACACGGGCCACTGCCTCGGCCAGCGCGAGGTCGCCCGGTGTGGTGACCTTGAACAGCCGCGCGTCGCCGGGCACCAGCCGCACGGGGAGACCCAGCCGCGCGACGAGTCCGGCGTCGTCGGTGGCCGTGACTCCCTGCGCCCGCGCCTCCGCGTGTGCCCGCAGCAGCAGCTCGCGCCGGAACGCCTGCGGGGTCTGGACCGCCCACAGGCCCTCACGGGGGACTCCTTCGGCCCACCGAGCACCTTCGCCCCGCACCAGGGTGTCCGCGACCGGAAGGGCCACCGTCGCTGAGCCCGTCTCGGCCACCGCCTCCAGCAGCGCCCTCACCACTGTCCCCGGCAGGAAGGGCCGCGCCGCGTCGTGGACCAGCACCACGTCGGCGTCGGTCGCGGCGAGCAGCCGGGCCACGCTCTCCTGGCGCGTCTCCCCGCCGACCACCGCACGGGCGGGGAGGCCGGGGGGCAGGTCCATCCCGGCGGGCAGGGCGACCAGGACTTCATCCATCCAGGGCGCGAGCGCCGCGACGCTGCGGGCGAGCAGGCTCACCCCCGCGACCTCCACGAACGCCTTCGGCCCCCGCCCCAGCCGCGTGCCCGACCCGGCGGCGGGAATCAGGGCGGCGGTGCGGCCCGCGAGGAGGCAGGCGCCGGTCATGCCCCCGAGTCCTTCCAGCGCCGGAAGCCCGGCACGTCCAGCCCGAACTGGTCGAGCACCCGCGCCGTGACGAAGTGCAGCAGTTCCTCCACGGTCTCCGGCGCGTGGTAGAAGCCCGGCGAGGCGGTCATCAAAGTTGCCCCCGCGTCGTGGGCGGCGAGCATGTTCGTCAGCATGGGCCGGGGCAGCGGGTCCTCGCGCAGCACGAGCACCAGCGGCCGCCGCTCCTTGAGGGTGACGTGCGCCGCCCGCGAGAGCAGGTTGTCCGCGAAGCCCCCCGCCACCTTCGCCAGCGTGCCCGCGCTGCACGGCACGACCAGCATTCCATCGGTGCGGAAGGACCCGCTCGCCACGCTCGCCGCGAGGTCGCGGTCGTCGTGGACGGTGTGCGCGAGCGCCGTGAGGTCGGCCAGCGTAGGGCCGCCCGCCTCGGCCGTCATCACCCGTTTGGCCCCGCTCGTCACGATCAGGTGCGTCTCCACGCCGAGTGCGTGCAGCGCCCGCAGGATGCTCCCGGCATACGGAATCCCGCTGCCTCCACTCACGCCGACGACCAGCCGCATGGGGGAGAGGGTAGCAGGGCAGGCGCTGGGAACAGCGGGCGGAAAGACACGGACAGACGGCGGCGTCGGGCCTCCTCACTTGCCCCAACCACCACCCCGTTCATGTTCTAGCCTGACCCATGACCCCCCTTCCCACCGCCGCCGCCCTCCTTCAGGGCTACTGGCAGGGCGCCCACTTCGCCGACCCACCCCCCTACCTCGACCGGGCGCGGGCACTGTCACCCGTCCTGTACGACCCCGCCAGCGGCATGGCCCTGCTGACCGGGCACGCAGCGGCGGGCGCGGCCCTCAAGAGTCCGCACGTCCGCACCAGCAAGTACGCCGCCGACCCCAGCTTCGCCAGCAGCGAGGCCGCCCGGTTGATGGCCCCGATGATGCTCTTTCACGACGGGGCCTCGCACACCCGGCTGCGGTCGCTCGCGGGGCGGGCCTTCACGCCCCGGGTGCTGGAGGAGAGCCGTGAATTCGTCACCGGGCTGACCGACACGCTGCTGGACGGGGCCGCGCGGCAGGCGGGCGCGAACGGGGGAGAGGTGGACGCCGTGGCCGCCCTCGCGGTGCCGCTGCCCGTCGCCGTGATCGTGGAGATGCTGGGGCTGTCCGGGACCGACGCCGACCGCTTCAAAACGTGGGCGGGCAGCGTGGCCGACCTGATCGGCGGCCTGAACGTGCCCCCGGAGCGCTGGGCACAGGTCGAGGCCGACGCCGGGGCGATGCGCTCCTACTTCCGCACCCTCGCGGACGACCTGCGTGCCCATCCCCGTCCCGGCCTGCTCTCGGCCCTCGCCGCCGCCGAGGACGGGGGCGAACGCCTCAGCGGCGACGAACTGCTCGCCAACGCGGTGTTGCTGCTTGTCGCGGGCCACGAGACAACCTCCAACCTGCTCTCGGGCAGCCTCCTCGCCCTGCACGGGTGGCCGGAGGAGCGGGCCTGGCTCGCGGGGGACCCCGGGGGACGGGTGGGGAACGCGGTGGAGGAACTGCTGCGCTTCCTCTCGCCCGTGCAGGGCACCGCCCGCTTCACGACCGCGCCGCTGACGCTGGAGGGAGTGGCGCTGCCGCCGGGCCTGCCGCTGCTCGTGAGCCTCGCGGGGGCGAACCGGGACGCCGCCGCGTACCCCGATCCCCACACCCTGCGCCTCTCGCGGGAGAATGCCCGCACGCACCTCGCCTTCGCCGCCGGGGCGCACTACTGCCTGGGGGCAGGGCTGGCGCGAATGGAGGCAGCGGTGTTCCTGACGCGCTTCCTGGCCCGCTTTCCGGGGTACCGGGTGCCGGAGCAGCCGCTGAGCTACCTCCCCAACCTGACCCTGCGGGGCCTGCGGGCGCTGCGCGTGGCCCTGTAGGTCGGGCGTGGCCCCCGGAGCCGTTCGCGCCCACGCTGGCGCGGAGGGTCCGCCTGTCTCTGGGCAGGGCTGCCGCGCTGGCGTGGCGGCAGCCGGGCGGCGCCCGCTAGACTCGGGGCCTATGGCCGACTCAGACCGCACCCGTGAAGCCCTGCGAGCCGCCATGACCGCCTGGGCGGTCGCGGAGGTGCGCGGCGACCAGGCGCGCGTGACCCTGGCGCCCCACCCCCAGAGCCTCGCCCGGCACCTCGAAGCGGTGGACCCGCAGTGGGCACTCGCCTGGGCCTGCGACAGCGTGACACCGCCCGTGGTCCGCGCCCGCCTGACCGTGGGGGGCGCCACCCGCGAAGGCCTCGCCACCGGCCACACCCTCCCCGACGCCCGGCTGCGGGCGCTGGCCGACGCCGCCCGCTTCTTCGGCCTGGAGTTGCCCGAGGAGGCTCAGTGGGTCGAGTACGACCCCGAGGACGGCCCGAATACCACCGACCTCGACGCCGAGGTGGAGGAGGGGGCAGCCCCCGCCCCCCGCGCCGCCGTGCCCCCGGCCCCGCCCCGCGACCCCCAGATGGAAAAGGCCCGGCAACACATCCAGGACCTGATTGAGCAGCTCAAAGCGGCAGGCAAGGCGAAGGAAGCCACCCAGGCCCTGATGCGCGGCTACGGCGAGTCGCTGGAGGAAAGCCGCGCGATCTACAAGGAACTCCAGGGCATCTTGCGCGGCTAGCCCATGCTCAAGGTCATCGCGGTGGGGGACGTGCACGCCGACTGGCCCGCGCTGTGGGCGGCGCTGCGGGCGTCGAGCTGCATGGACGCGGCCGGGCGGCCCACGCCCCCGGTGCTGGCGGGGCTGTATCAGGTGGTCCTGATCGGTGATCTCGTCCACCCCAAGAACGAGCGGGCCTACGAGCGCCTGACCGGACTGCACCGCTTCGACGTGCGCGACCGCGACCACCTGCTGCTGGCCGCCCGCGAGCAGGTGCGCGAGCTGGAGCGGCTGCGCGAGTACCACGCGGCGGCCCCCCACGCGGTCCACCTCATCCTGGGCAACCACGACGCGGCGGTCCTGAACCTCGACCACGTGCTGGGCACCGGGAGCGGCCTCGTTCACGTCGAGTTCGACCCCAATCGGGGCGGCACCCTGCTGCCGGAGGGCCTGCGGCGCTGGATGGAGGGCTTCCTGCGCGAGGTGCGCCTGGGCAGCGTGCAGTTCGCCCACGTCTCGCCCCTGCCCGCCCACGCCATCTACGACGACCTCTTCTACAGCGACGCCAGCTCCAAGCGCTGGTTTCGCGACACTCCCGAGTACGTGCGGCAGGCGGGCCTGAGCCTCGGCGTCTACGGGCACACCCAGATGCCGACGGGAATCCGGATCGACCGCGACGCGGGGCTGTGCCTGATCGACGCCCTTCACGCCCGGCAGTACCTGGAACTGCTGCTCGACCCCGCCGCGCCTGAGCCGGTGCAGGGGGTCCGGGCCATGCCGTTTTGACCCCTGGGTGGCCCTCACCCCAGGCCGAAGTGTAGTCGTGTTGACAGCTGGGGAGGGGGCCGCTATCCTTGACCCCGCTGCTTTTGCGGCAGCGCGGAGTGGTCCGGTAGTGTAGCGGTTAGC from the Deinococcus sp. NW-56 genome contains:
- the ispD gene encoding 2-C-methyl-D-erythritol 4-phosphate cytidylyltransferase; translation: MTGACLLAGRTAALIPAAGSGTRLGRGPKAFVEVAGVSLLARSVAALAPWMDEVLVALPAGMDLPPGLPARAVVGGETRQESVARLLAATDADVVLVHDAARPFLPGTVVRALLEAVAETGSATVALPVADTLVRGEGARWAEGVPREGLWAVQTPQAFRRELLLRAHAEARAQGVTATDDAGLVARLGLPVRLVPGDARLFKVTTPGDLALAEAVARVWDAGEIE
- a CDS encoding UbiX family flavin prenyltransferase — its product is MRLVVGVSGGSGIPYAGSILRALHALGVETHLIVTSGAKRVMTAEAGGPTLADLTALAHTVHDDRDLAASVASGSFRTDGMLVVPCSAGTLAKVAGGFADNLLSRAAHVTLKERRPLVLVLREDPLPRPMLTNMLAAHDAGATLMTASPGFYHAPETVEELLHFVTARVLDQFGLDVPGFRRWKDSGA
- a CDS encoding cytochrome P450; the protein is MTPLPTAAALLQGYWQGAHFADPPPYLDRARALSPVLYDPASGMALLTGHAAAGAALKSPHVRTSKYAADPSFASSEAARLMAPMMLFHDGASHTRLRSLAGRAFTPRVLEESREFVTGLTDTLLDGAARQAGANGGEVDAVAALAVPLPVAVIVEMLGLSGTDADRFKTWAGSVADLIGGLNVPPERWAQVEADAGAMRSYFRTLADDLRAHPRPGLLSALAAAEDGGERLSGDELLANAVLLLVAGHETTSNLLSGSLLALHGWPEERAWLAGDPGGRVGNAVEELLRFLSPVQGTARFTTAPLTLEGVALPPGLPLLVSLAGANRDAAAYPDPHTLRLSRENARTHLAFAAGAHYCLGAGLARMEAAVFLTRFLARFPGYRVPEQPLSYLPNLTLRGLRALRVAL
- a CDS encoding single-stranded DNA-binding protein encodes the protein MADSDRTREALRAAMTAWAVAEVRGDQARVTLAPHPQSLARHLEAVDPQWALAWACDSVTPPVVRARLTVGGATREGLATGHTLPDARLRALADAARFFGLELPEEAQWVEYDPEDGPNTTDLDAEVEEGAAPAPRAAVPPAPPRDPQMEKARQHIQDLIEQLKAAGKAKEATQALMRGYGESLEESRAIYKELQGILRG
- a CDS encoding metallophosphoesterase, coding for MLKVIAVGDVHADWPALWAALRASSCMDAAGRPTPPVLAGLYQVVLIGDLVHPKNERAYERLTGLHRFDVRDRDHLLLAAREQVRELERLREYHAAAPHAVHLILGNHDAAVLNLDHVLGTGSGLVHVEFDPNRGGTLLPEGLRRWMEGFLREVRLGSVQFAHVSPLPAHAIYDDLFYSDASSKRWFRDTPEYVRQAGLSLGVYGHTQMPTGIRIDRDAGLCLIDALHARQYLELLLDPAAPEPVQGVRAMPF